The following are encoded in a window of Salmo trutta chromosome 27, fSalTru1.1, whole genome shotgun sequence genomic DNA:
- the LOC115164928 gene encoding uncharacterized protein LOC115164928 isoform X2 translates to MGNRFWGPCVFILVFHEAAGFSIRNELLGKCVQVLVQDGHPGSRVVLQECIPGSALQEWQWLPERLALSSRLTGECLSGQEHDLSVSLHHCGPGNEEGAGAAGGEVGREGQAWACSKKGHLTLQGKGLHLSARHVSSKSSKVFLSKERRQASKWRTLGNHTVCGNRASHHHHHRHRSTQTAALPPSTSTPSNTNSQPQSIPGDDVVAPNTTGMDRGTEHSHLVESTMGPEGPSMTFFNAEYGFGWKVAMLVLSSLALVLGTVMLLLNIHHNRKKKVVCVLKSYTPTGLVSQPGSPVVSERAPLTQHPMRPAHSSSLQRGEILIKWKDAGGKAVDCTYCSRNMFKAC, encoded by the exons ATGGGGAACAGGTTTTGGGGTCCCTGCGTTTTCATACTCGTTTTCCACG AGGCGGCTGGCTTTAGCATCAGGAATGAGCTGTTGGGTAAGTGTGTGCAGGTCCTGGTCCAGGATGGGCATCCTGGGAGCAGGGTGGTGCTACAGGAGTGCATCCCTGGTTCAGCACTGCAGGAGTGGCAGTGGCTCCCTGAGCGCCTAGCCCTGAGCAGCCGGCTCACAGGAGAGTGTCTGAGTGGCCAGGAGCATGATCTGAGTGTCAGCCTGCACCACTGTGGCCCTGGGAATGAGGAGGGAGCTGGGGCTGCAGGTGGCGAGGTGGGCAGGGAGGGCCAGGCATGGGCTTGCTCCAAGAAGGGCCACCTCACACTGCAAGGAAAGGGGCTCCACCTCAGCGCTCGTCACGTATCCTCTAAGTCGTCTAAGGTCTTCCTCTCTAAAGAGCGTAGACAGGCCAGCAAGTGGAGAACGCTGGGCAACCATACTGTCTGTGGGAATAGAGCcagccatcaccaccaccatcgcCACAGGTCCACACAAACTGCTGCTCTGCCCCCCTCAACAAGTACCCCTTCCAATACAAACAGCCAACCACAGTCGA TTCCAGGGGATGATGTTGTTGCCCCTAACACCACTGGAATGGACCGTGGGACAGAGCACTCTCATCTAGTTGAAAGCACCATGGGCCCTGAGGGCCCCTCAATGACATTCTTCAACGCTGAGTATG ggttTGGCTGGAAAGTGGCCATGCTGGTGCTGAGCTCTCTGGCTCTGGTGCTGGGGACTGTCATGCTCTTACTCAACATCCACCACAACAG GAAGAAGAAAGTAGTGTGTGTGCTGAAGTCGTACACTCCTACAGGGCTTGTGAGTCAGCCGGGGTCCCCTGTGGTCAGCGAGAGAGCCCCCCTCACTCAGCACCCCATGCGGCCGGCCCACTCTTCCTCGCTACAGCGGGGAGAGATCTTGATCAAGTGGAAGGACG CAGGTGGGAAAGCAGTGGATTGTACATACTGTAGTCGTAACATGTTCAAG GCCtgctga
- the LOC115164928 gene encoding uncharacterized protein LOC115164928 isoform X1 gives MGNRFWGPCVFILVFHEAAGFSIRNELLGKCVQVLVQDGHPGSRVVLQECIPGSALQEWQWLPERLALSSRLTGECLSGQEHDLSVSLHHCGPGNEEGAGAAGGEVGREGQAWACSKKGHLTLQGKGLHLSARHVSSKSSKVFLSKERRQASKWRTLGNHTVCGNRASHHHHHRHRSTQTAALPPSTSTPSNTNSQPQSIPGDDVVAPNTTGMDRGTEHSHLVESTMGPEGPSMTFFNAEYGFGWKVAMLVLSSLALVLGTVMLLLNIHHNRKKKVVCVLKSYTPTGLVSQPGSPVVSERAPLTQHPMRPAHSSSLQRGEILIKWKDAGGKAVDCTYCSRNMFKVSPEVFVALL, from the exons ATGGGGAACAGGTTTTGGGGTCCCTGCGTTTTCATACTCGTTTTCCACG AGGCGGCTGGCTTTAGCATCAGGAATGAGCTGTTGGGTAAGTGTGTGCAGGTCCTGGTCCAGGATGGGCATCCTGGGAGCAGGGTGGTGCTACAGGAGTGCATCCCTGGTTCAGCACTGCAGGAGTGGCAGTGGCTCCCTGAGCGCCTAGCCCTGAGCAGCCGGCTCACAGGAGAGTGTCTGAGTGGCCAGGAGCATGATCTGAGTGTCAGCCTGCACCACTGTGGCCCTGGGAATGAGGAGGGAGCTGGGGCTGCAGGTGGCGAGGTGGGCAGGGAGGGCCAGGCATGGGCTTGCTCCAAGAAGGGCCACCTCACACTGCAAGGAAAGGGGCTCCACCTCAGCGCTCGTCACGTATCCTCTAAGTCGTCTAAGGTCTTCCTCTCTAAAGAGCGTAGACAGGCCAGCAAGTGGAGAACGCTGGGCAACCATACTGTCTGTGGGAATAGAGCcagccatcaccaccaccatcgcCACAGGTCCACACAAACTGCTGCTCTGCCCCCCTCAACAAGTACCCCTTCCAATACAAACAGCCAACCACAGTCGA TTCCAGGGGATGATGTTGTTGCCCCTAACACCACTGGAATGGACCGTGGGACAGAGCACTCTCATCTAGTTGAAAGCACCATGGGCCCTGAGGGCCCCTCAATGACATTCTTCAACGCTGAGTATG ggttTGGCTGGAAAGTGGCCATGCTGGTGCTGAGCTCTCTGGCTCTGGTGCTGGGGACTGTCATGCTCTTACTCAACATCCACCACAACAG GAAGAAGAAAGTAGTGTGTGTGCTGAAGTCGTACACTCCTACAGGGCTTGTGAGTCAGCCGGGGTCCCCTGTGGTCAGCGAGAGAGCCCCCCTCACTCAGCACCCCATGCGGCCGGCCCACTCTTCCTCGCTACAGCGGGGAGAGATCTTGATCAAGTGGAAGGACG CAGGTGGGAAAGCAGTGGATTGTACATACTGTAGTCGTAACATGTTCAAGGTGAGTCCTGAGGTATTTGTAGCATTGCTATGA